A genomic region of Staphylococcus roterodami contains the following coding sequences:
- a CDS encoding aromatic acid exporter family protein, translating into MNEQWYKHLIGARTIKTGIAIFLTAVFCMALDLTPIYAILTAVVTIEPTAKASLIKGYRRLPATVIGSGFAVLFTFLFGDQSPFTYALSATFTILFCTKLKLQVGTNVAVLTCLAMIPGIHDAYMFNFLSRTLTAIIGLVTSGLINFLVFPPKYYGQVEEKISRTEASMYKLFYNRCQELILSNLQSDKSEKTYKNIFNLNNQVETLIGYQRDELSYHKKKECDWKLLNQLTKRAYTNRLFITHLSNIIYLPKNTRLYFTADEKMALLKISSSIKDIFYDGSFKREHESVNTLRATVKALDISGEDQIKSHILYEVLMIYHLLDSRYA; encoded by the coding sequence ATGAATGAACAATGGTACAAACATTTAATTGGTGCCAGAACTATTAAAACTGGTATCGCCATTTTTTTAACAGCTGTTTTTTGTATGGCTTTAGATTTAACACCTATCTATGCTATTTTAACTGCTGTTGTCACAATTGAACCAACCGCCAAGGCATCACTGATCAAAGGGTATCGTCGTCTACCTGCAACTGTTATTGGCTCTGGATTTGCAGTGTTATTCACATTTCTATTTGGTGATCAATCACCTTTTACATATGCATTAAGTGCAACATTTACGATTTTATTTTGTACAAAACTTAAGTTACAAGTTGGTACAAATGTTGCCGTACTAACATGTTTAGCAATGATTCCAGGTATACATGATGCTTATATGTTTAACTTTTTATCTCGAACTTTAACAGCTATCATTGGTCTCGTTACCTCAGGTTTAATCAACTTCCTAGTTTTTCCACCAAAGTATTATGGTCAAGTTGAAGAAAAGATAAGTCGTACTGAAGCATCAATGTATAAATTATTTTACAATCGTTGCCAAGAACTTATTTTATCAAATCTACAATCAGATAAAAGCGAAAAAACATATAAAAATATTTTCAATTTAAATAATCAAGTTGAAACATTAATCGGATACCAACGTGATGAATTAAGTTACCATAAGAAAAAGGAATGTGATTGGAAATTACTCAATCAATTAACCAAACGTGCATATACTAATCGTTTATTTATTACGCATCTTTCAAATATCATTTATTTACCTAAAAACACTCGTCTTTATTTTACAGCCGACGAAAAAATGGCATTGTTAAAAATCAGCAGCAGTATAAAAGATATTTTTTATGATGGTTCTTTTAAGAGAGAACATGAATCTGTCAATACTTTACGTGCAACAGTTAAGGCCCTAGATATTAGTGGTGAAGATCAAATTAAAAGTCATATCTTGTATGAAGTATTAATGATTTATCATTTACTTGATAGTAGATATGCATAG
- the map gene encoding type I methionyl aminopeptidase, translated as MIVKTEEELQALKEIGYICAKVRNTMQAATKPDITTKELDNIAKELFEEYGAISAPIHDENFPGQTCISVNEEVAHGIPSKRVIREGDLVNIDVSALKNGYYADTGISFVVGESDNPMKQKVCDVATMAFENAISKVKPGTKLSNIGKAVHNTARQNDLKVIKNLTGHGVGLSLHEAPAHVLNYFDPKDKTLLTEGMVLAIEPFISSNASFVTEGKNEWAFETSDKSFVAQIEHTVIVTKDGPILTTKIEEA; from the coding sequence ATGATTGTAAAAACAGAAGAAGAATTACAAGCGTTAAAAGAAATTGGATACATATGCGCTAAAGTGCGCAACACAATGCAAGCTGCTACAAAGCCGGACATTACAACAAAAGAGCTTGATAATATTGCAAAAGAATTATTTGAAGAATATGGTGCAATTTCAGCTCCAATTCATGATGAAAACTTTCCAGGTCAAACTTGTATAAGTGTTAATGAAGAAGTAGCACATGGTATACCTAGTAAACGTGTTATTCGTGAAGGTGACTTAGTCAATATCGATGTGTCTGCATTGAAAAACGGTTATTACGCAGATACAGGTATATCATTTGTAGTTGGTGAATCAGATAATCCAATGAAGCAAAAAGTATGTGATGTAGCGACAATGGCATTTGAAAATGCAATTTCAAAGGTCAAGCCAGGTACAAAATTAAGCAACATTGGTAAAGCAGTACATAATACGGCTAGACAAAATGACTTAAAAGTTATTAAAAATTTAACTGGCCATGGAGTTGGTTTATCTTTACATGAAGCACCAGCACATGTACTTAATTATTTTGATCCCAAGGATAAAACTTTGTTAACTGAAGGTATGGTATTAGCTATCGAACCGTTTATTTCATCGAATGCGTCGTTTGTAACAGAGGGTAAAAATGAATGGGCATTTGAGACAAGTGACAAGAGTTTTGTTGCCCAAATTGAACACACTGTTATTGTGACAAAAGATGGTCCAATTTTAACAACTAAGATTGAAGAAGCATAG
- the liaF gene encoding cell wall-active antibiotics response protein LiaF, whose translation MTHKYISTQMLIIFTALMIIANFYYIFFEKIGFLLVLLLGSVLVYVGYLYFHKIRGLLAFWIGALLIAFTLLSNKYTIIILFVFLLLLIVRYLIHKFKPKKVIATDEDVTSPSFIKQKWFGEQHTPVYVYKWEDVQIQHGIGDLHIDLTKAANIKENNTIVVRHILGKVQVILPINYNINLHVAAFYGSTYVNEKSYKVENNNIHIEEMVKPDNYTVNIYVSTFIGDVEVIYR comes from the coding sequence ATGACACACAAATATATATCAACTCAAATGTTGATCATTTTTACTGCATTAATGATTATTGCCAATTTTTATTACATATTTTTTGAAAAAATCGGATTCTTACTCGTTCTTTTATTGGGATCTGTATTAGTGTATGTAGGTTATCTTTATTTTCATAAAATAAGAGGACTTTTGGCTTTTTGGATAGGGGCATTATTAATTGCCTTCACGCTACTATCTAATAAATATACGATTATTATCTTATTCGTATTTTTACTATTACTTATCGTACGTTACTTGATACACAAATTTAAACCTAAAAAAGTGATTGCAACTGATGAGGACGTAACATCACCTTCATTTATCAAACAAAAATGGTTTGGGGAACAACATACACCGGTATATGTTTATAAATGGGAAGATGTACAAATACAACATGGTATTGGTGATTTGCATATCGATTTAACTAAAGCAGCCAATATTAAAGAAAATAATACTATTGTTGTTAGACATATTTTGGGTAAAGTACAAGTTATTTTACCAATTAATTATAATATTAACTTACATGTCGCGGCTTTTTATGGCAGTACTTATGTAAATGAAAAGTCATATAAAGTTGAAAATAATAATATTCATATTGAAGAAATGGTTAAACCAGATAATTATACAGTTAATATCTACGTATCAACGTTTATTGGAGACGTAGAGGTGATTTATCGATGA
- the vraR gene encoding two-component system response regulator VraR, with protein sequence MTIKVLFVDDHEMVRIGISSYLSTQSDIEVVGEGASGKEAIAKAHELKPDLILMDLLMDDMDGVEATTQIKKDLPQIKVLMLTSFIEDKEVYRALDAGVDSYILKTTSAKDIADAVRKTSKGESVFEPEVLVKMRNRMKKRAELYEMLTEREMEILLLIAKGYSNQEIASASHITIKTVKTHVSNILSKLEVQDRTQAVIYAFQHNLIQ encoded by the coding sequence ATGACGATTAAAGTATTGTTTGTGGATGATCATGAAATGGTACGTATAGGAATTTCAAGTTATCTATCAACGCAAAGTGATATTGAAGTAGTAGGAGAAGGTGCTTCAGGTAAAGAAGCAATCGCTAAAGCCCATGAGTTAAAACCGGATTTGATTTTAATGGATTTGCTTATGGATGATATGGATGGTGTAGAAGCGACTACTCAAATTAAAAAAGATTTACCACAAATTAAAGTATTAATGTTAACAAGTTTTATTGAAGATAAAGAGGTATATCGCGCCCTAGATGCAGGTGTTGATAGCTATATTTTAAAAACAACGAGTGCAAAAGATATTGCTGATGCAGTTCGTAAAACATCTAAAGGTGAATCTGTATTTGAACCAGAAGTATTAGTAAAAATGCGTAATCGTATGAAAAAACGTGCTGAACTATATGAAATGTTAACAGAACGTGAAATGGAAATATTATTATTAATTGCCAAAGGTTATTCTAATCAAGAAATAGCTAGTGCATCACACATTACAATTAAAACAGTAAAGACACATGTAAGTAACATTTTAAGTAAGTTAGAAGTACAAGATAGAACACAAGCCGTTATTTATGCATTCCAACATAATTTAATTCAATAG
- a CDS encoding YihY/virulence factor BrkB family protein: protein MSKKDHSSSKYLNSIKKQEEETNTNKSKKKNSKIDVDRTYIEPQQFQSKKPKKDDQVFFLSRLNKPAKYKKDSNFLSYLIYRIGKDDASGLAAQMTYHFVLAMFPMLIFLLTLLPFFNISQSQITNMLSNAPADTSTLIKSVIGDITQNSSGSLLSIGLILAIWSASNGMTAIMNSFNVAYDVEDSRNGIILKLLSVVFTIVMGIVFVVALALPTLGSVISHFLFGPLGFDEQVKWVFNLIRIVLPIIIIFIVFIVLYSVAPNVKTKIRSVLPGAIFTSIIWLVGSFGFGWYISNFANYSKTYGSIAGIIILLVWLYITSFIIIVGAEINAIIHQRNVIKGKTPEEAALEHDDNNKNHYNENTRYEYDEETNTPNQKTYHVDEHPEDTYPEDNKNLKDKIVDKLKKD from the coding sequence ATGTCGAAAAAGGATCACTCTTCTTCAAAGTATTTGAATTCAATCAAAAAACAAGAAGAAGAAACTAATACAAACAAGAGTAAGAAAAAAAATTCAAAAATTGATGTTGATCGTACATATATTGAACCTCAACAATTTCAATCTAAAAAACCAAAGAAAGATGACCAAGTCTTTTTCTTATCAAGGCTAAATAAACCAGCCAAATATAAGAAAGACTCTAATTTCTTGTCATATCTCATCTATCGCATTGGAAAAGATGATGCATCTGGACTGGCAGCACAAATGACTTATCATTTCGTTCTCGCTATGTTTCCGATGTTAATTTTTCTTTTAACATTATTACCATTCTTTAATATTAGCCAAAGTCAAATTACAAATATGTTAAGTAACGCACCTGCTGACACGTCAACTTTAATTAAAAGTGTTATTGGAGATATAACCCAAAACTCCAGTGGTAGCCTATTGTCAATTGGTTTGATTTTAGCAATCTGGTCAGCTTCAAATGGTATGACTGCAATTATGAATTCATTTAATGTCGCTTATGACGTTGAAGACAGCCGTAATGGTATTATTCTAAAACTTTTGAGTGTCGTTTTCACTATTGTTATGGGGATTGTATTTGTTGTCGCCCTTGCCTTACCAACACTTGGTTCAGTCATTAGCCACTTTTTATTCGGCCCATTAGGTTTCGATGAACAAGTTAAATGGGTATTCAATTTAATTCGAATTGTATTACCTATTATTATTATTTTCATCGTATTTATTGTTCTTTATTCTGTTGCGCCGAATGTTAAGACTAAAATCAGATCTGTTTTACCAGGTGCTATATTCACTTCAATTATATGGTTAGTCGGATCATTTGGATTTGGATGGTACATTTCAAACTTCGCTAACTATTCTAAAACATATGGTAGTATTGCCGGTATCATCATTTTATTAGTTTGGTTATATATAACTAGCTTTATTATTATCGTAGGTGCTGAAATCAATGCGATAATTCATCAGCGTAATGTTATTAAAGGTAAGACACCTGAAGAAGCAGCTTTGGAGCATGATGATAATAATAAAAACCACTATAATGAAAATACAAGATATGAATATGATGAAGAGACTAACACTCCAAATCAAAAAACATATCATGTTGATGAACATCCTGAAGATACCTATCCAGAAGATAATAAAAATTTAAAAGATAAAATTGTAGACAAATTAAAAAAAGACTAA
- a CDS encoding sensor histidine kinase, which translates to MNHYIRTIGSMLILVYSMLAAFLFIDKVFVNIIYFQGMFYTQIFGIPVFLFLNLIIILLCIIVGSVIAYKINQQNDWIKTQIERSMEGETVGINDQNIEIYSETLDLYHTLVPLNQELHKLRLKTQNLTNENYNINDVKVKKIIEDERQRLARELHDSVSQQLFAASMMLSAIKETKLEPPLDQQIPILEKMVQDSQLEMRALLLHLRPLGLKDKSLGEGIKDLVIDLQKKVPMKVVHEIQDFKVPKGIEDHLFRITQEAISNTLRHSNGTKVTVELFNKDDYLLLRIQDNGKGFNVDEKLEQSYGLKNMRERALEIGATFHIVSLPDSGTRIEVKAPLNKEDSYDD; encoded by the coding sequence ATGAACCATTATATTCGAACAATTGGTTCTATGCTCATCTTAGTATACAGCATGCTGGCAGCATTTCTTTTTATAGATAAAGTTTTTGTCAATATCATTTATTTTCAAGGTATGTTTTATACACAAATATTTGGGATACCAGTCTTTTTATTTTTAAATCTCATTATAATTTTACTGTGCATCATTGTTGGATCAGTGATTGCCTACAAAATCAATCAACAAAATGATTGGATTAAGACGCAAATTGAGCGTTCAATGGAAGGTGAGACAGTAGGTATCAATGATCAAAATATAGAAATATATAGTGAAACATTAGATTTATATCATACGTTAGTACCTTTAAATCAAGAATTGCATAAATTAAGACTCAAAACGCAAAATTTAACAAATGAAAATTACAACATTAATGATGTTAAAGTTAAAAAGATTATCGAAGATGAGAGACAACGTTTAGCAAGAGAATTACATGACTCTGTTAGTCAACAGCTTTTTGCGGCAAGTATGATGTTATCTGCAATTAAAGAAACGAAATTAGAACCACCCTTAGATCAACAAATACCTATTTTAGAGAAAATGGTTCAAGATTCGCAGTTAGAAATGCGTGCGTTACTGCTACACTTAAGACCACTCGGCTTGAAAGATAAGTCATTAGGTGAAGGTATTAAAGATTTAGTTATTGATTTACAAAAGAAAGTACCAATGAAAGTTGTGCATGAAATACAAGATTTTAAAGTTCCAAAAGGTATTGAGGATCATTTATTTAGAATTACGCAAGAAGCAATATCTAACACTTTGAGACATTCAAATGGTACGAAAGTAACTGTAGAATTATTTAATAAAGATGATTATTTATTGTTAAGGATACAAGATAATGGTAAAGGTTTTAATGTAGATGAAAAATTAGAACAAAGCTATGGACTTAAAAATATGCGTGAAAGAGCTTTGGAAATTGGTGCAACGTTCCATATTGTATCACTACCAGATTCAGGTACACGTATTGAGGTGAAAGCACCTCTAAATAAGGAGGATTCGTATGACGATTAA